A single window of Streptomyces cathayae DNA harbors:
- a CDS encoding adenosylcobinamide-GDP ribazoletransferase — protein sequence MPAPFPTSLADGLRFAFGTFTVFPVEVTRWDRPAARGGMLCAPLTGLAVGAVAAACGLLLLFLGAGAPLAAVATVAAPAALTRGLHLDGLADVADGLGSGKPAEDALRIMKQSDIGPFGVLTLVLVLLAQVAALAQAYGHSWARGALAAVVAAVTARLVLTLAARAGVPPARPGGLGAAVAGVVPPAGAVGVALAVAGAAAAGGALLGVDGAVRAVLAVLLSVAAAELLLRHCVRRFGGVTGDVFGSLAETAATTALVVAVLG from the coding sequence GTGCCCGCGCCCTTCCCGACCTCCCTGGCCGACGGCCTCCGCTTCGCCTTCGGCACCTTCACCGTGTTCCCCGTCGAGGTGACCCGCTGGGACCGCCCTGCCGCACGCGGCGGCATGCTGTGCGCCCCACTGACCGGGCTGGCGGTCGGCGCCGTGGCCGCAGCCTGCGGACTGCTGCTGCTGTTCCTCGGGGCCGGCGCGCCGCTCGCCGCCGTCGCCACCGTCGCCGCGCCCGCCGCACTCACCCGCGGGCTGCATCTCGACGGGCTCGCCGACGTCGCGGACGGGCTCGGCAGCGGAAAGCCGGCCGAGGACGCGCTGCGGATCATGAAGCAGTCGGACATCGGGCCGTTCGGCGTGCTCACCCTCGTCCTCGTGCTGCTGGCGCAGGTGGCGGCGCTGGCCCAGGCGTACGGCCACTCCTGGGCCCGGGGCGCGCTCGCCGCCGTGGTCGCGGCGGTCACGGCCCGGCTCGTCCTCACCCTCGCCGCGCGTGCCGGGGTGCCGCCCGCCCGGCCCGGGGGGCTGGGGGCCGCCGTCGCCGGGGTCGTCCCGCCGGCGGGGGCGGTGGGCGTCGCCCTCGCGGTGGCCGGGGCGGCCGCCGCCGGGGGCGCCCTGCTCGGGGTGGACGGTGCCGTCCGTGCCGTTCTCGCGGTACTGCTGTCCGTCGCGGCCGCGGAGCTGCTCCTGCGGCACTGCGTCCGCCGCTTCGGCGGGGTCACCGGCGACGTGTTCGGCTCGCTCGCGGAGACCGCGGCGACGACCGCGCTCGTCGTCGCGGTACTGGGCTGA
- a CDS encoding bifunctional adenosylcobinamide kinase/adenosylcobinamide-phosphate guanylyltransferase gives MELTLLGTGAPAGLPRPDCPCAACASAAGPHARAATALLVDGSLLLDLMPGVAFAAARAGHSLGGVRQVLLSHPHDGPAVEVPAGLPQPGRVPDGRELALLTGHRVRAVALDSPGTGYAVTGPDGQRLLYLPPGAAPAGLEEPAEPYAMVLLDVVGRPDALARLRAVGAVGPTTDVVAVHLDHDVPPGTEARRRLAAAGARAVPDGTTLEVGAYEDVPDLPRRTLVLGGARSGKSLEAERRLETLPEVLYVATGGSRNGDTEWAARVSAHQERRPGSWRTVETCDLVPLLKGDGPPLLVDCLSLWLTDAMDSVGAWDDAEWADGGERALRERVRELTDAVRATRRTVVAVSNEVGSGIVPATASGRRYRDELGRLNAAFAQECEQVLLVVAGQALMLKG, from the coding sequence GTGGAACTCACTCTGCTCGGTACCGGTGCCCCGGCGGGACTGCCCCGCCCCGACTGTCCCTGCGCCGCCTGCGCGTCCGCCGCCGGCCCGCATGCGCGCGCGGCGACCGCGCTGCTGGTGGACGGCTCGCTGCTGCTCGACCTCATGCCGGGCGTGGCGTTCGCGGCGGCCCGCGCGGGGCACTCGCTCGGCGGTGTGCGCCAGGTGCTGCTCTCCCATCCGCACGACGGGCCCGCGGTCGAGGTGCCGGCCGGTCTGCCGCAGCCCGGCCGGGTGCCGGACGGACGGGAGCTGGCACTGCTGACGGGCCACCGGGTGCGGGCGGTGGCGCTGGACTCGCCGGGCACCGGGTACGCGGTGACCGGACCGGACGGGCAGCGGCTGCTGTATCTGCCGCCGGGCGCGGCGCCGGCCGGTCTCGAGGAGCCGGCCGAACCGTACGCCATGGTGCTGCTGGACGTCGTGGGGCGCCCGGACGCGCTGGCGCGGTTGCGGGCGGTGGGCGCGGTCGGGCCGACGACGGACGTCGTCGCCGTGCACCTGGACCACGACGTGCCGCCCGGCACGGAGGCGCGCCGTCGGCTCGCGGCGGCCGGGGCGCGCGCCGTGCCCGACGGGACCACGCTGGAGGTGGGCGCCTACGAGGACGTACCCGATCTGCCGCGGCGGACGCTGGTGCTGGGAGGGGCCCGGTCGGGCAAGTCGCTGGAGGCCGAGCGCCGGCTGGAGACGCTCCCGGAGGTGCTGTACGTGGCGACCGGCGGGTCCCGCAACGGGGACACCGAGTGGGCGGCCCGGGTGTCGGCCCATCAGGAGCGGCGGCCCGGGTCGTGGCGGACCGTCGAGACCTGTGATCTGGTGCCGCTGCTGAAGGGCGACGGGCCGCCGCTGCTGGTGGACTGTCTGTCGCTGTGGCTGACGGACGCGATGGACTCCGTCGGGGCGTGGGACGACGCCGAGTGGGCCGACGGAGGGGAACGGGCCCTCAGGGAGCGGGTGCGTGAGCTGACGGACGCGGTGCGCGCGACCCGGCGGACCGTGGTCGCGGTCTCCAACGAGGTGGGCTCGGGCATCGTGCCCGCCACCGCGTCCGGCCGCCGTTACCGGGACGAACTCGGGCGGCTGAACGCGGCGTTCGCGCAGGAGTGCGAGCAGGTGCTGCTGGTGGTGGCGGGGCAGGCGCTGATGCTGAAGGGGTGA
- the cobT gene encoding nicotinate-nucleotide--dimethylbenzimidazole phosphoribosyltransferase — protein sequence MSSLNLDDFTDLIERPDGGVRRDAEAYRERRVVPPGSLGRLDELGEWLAAAQSAVPVRPVERPRVVLFAGDHKIAELGVSARAAGSAGELVREVLEGGRPVSVLARRLGVPVRVVDMALDCDPKTLPEDVVRHRVRRGSGRVDIEDALTLEEAEAAFRAGVAVADEEADSGTDLVVLGDVSVGGTTAAGVLVGALCGTDASVVTGRGGLAIDDLAWMRKCAAIRDALRRARPVLGDQLRLLAAVGGADLTAMTGFLLQAAVRKMPVVLDGVVTAACALVGQRIAFRAPDWWLAAHDSGEPGQAKALDRMALEPLLTHGVTVGEGAGGLLALPLVQAAAALAAELPERPEKPGEPGEPKKPE from the coding sequence ATGAGCTCGCTTAATCTCGACGACTTCACCGATCTGATCGAGCGTCCGGACGGCGGGGTGCGCCGTGACGCGGAGGCGTACCGCGAGCGCCGGGTCGTACCGCCCGGGTCGCTGGGCCGCCTCGACGAACTGGGCGAGTGGCTGGCCGCCGCGCAGTCCGCGGTGCCGGTGCGGCCGGTCGAACGGCCGCGGGTCGTCCTCTTCGCCGGTGACCACAAGATCGCCGAACTGGGCGTCTCGGCGCGGGCGGCGGGCAGCGCCGGGGAGCTGGTGCGCGAGGTGCTGGAGGGCGGCCGTCCGGTCTCCGTGCTGGCCCGGCGGCTCGGGGTGCCGGTGCGGGTGGTCGACATGGCCCTGGACTGCGATCCGAAGACCCTGCCCGAGGACGTCGTACGGCACAGGGTGCGGCGCGGGAGCGGACGCGTCGACATCGAGGACGCGCTGACCCTCGAGGAGGCCGAGGCGGCGTTCCGGGCCGGGGTCGCGGTGGCCGACGAGGAGGCCGACTCCGGTACGGACCTGGTGGTGCTCGGCGATGTGAGCGTGGGCGGCACCACGGCGGCGGGCGTGCTGGTGGGCGCGCTGTGCGGGACGGACGCGTCCGTGGTCACCGGGCGCGGCGGGCTGGCCATCGACGATCTGGCCTGGATGCGCAAGTGCGCGGCGATCCGCGACGCGCTGCGGCGGGCCCGGCCCGTGCTCGGCGACCAGTTGCGGCTGCTGGCGGCGGTGGGCGGAGCCGATCTCACCGCGATGACGGGCTTCCTGCTGCAGGCCGCCGTGCGGAAGATGCCGGTCGTGCTCGACGGCGTCGTGACGGCGGCGTGCGCGCTGGTGGGCCAGCGGATCGCGTTCCGGGCGCCGGACTGGTGGCTGGCCGCGCACGACAGCGGGGAGCCGGGGCAGGCGAAGGCGCTGGACCGGATGGCGCTGGAGCCGCTCCTCACCCACGGGGTCACCGTGGGCGAGGGTGCGGGTGGCCTGCTGGCCCTTCCCCTGGTGCAGGCGGCTGCGGCGCTGGCGGCGGAGCTTCCGGAGAGGCCGGAAAAGCCCGGAGAGCCCGGGGAGCCGAAAAAGCCCGAGTGA
- a CDS encoding class I SAM-dependent methyltransferase produces the protein MSVPDAPIASPSAAVSGAGAVVVPAQQASARVHEPRRADCPWCGSARLRNRLRTGDLRRHRPGRFTVDACRDCGHTFQNPRLTAEGLAFHRRVLRGAPRDAATDAVLALRDAPRRRRATARTMLRFGEPESWLDVGTGHARFPDTAREFFPYTAFDGTDLTPRAERARALGRIEEAHIGPLTSPRLRARVAGRYDVVSMLYHLEHTTDPRAELHAALDALRPGGHLLIETLDPRSAFAALFGRWWLSYDQPRRLHLLPPRNLRAELERLGCEIVTTRSGAPFGSGSRHRAVHVPYDLAGATALALSQALPAPDAPWRAIPPTPFQRHARTVLLRAGAPVVAAAALTDLALAPLLRHTPFANAYRIIARKPIG, from the coding sequence ATGTCCGTGCCCGACGCACCCATCGCCTCCCCGTCGGCCGCCGTGTCCGGCGCCGGCGCCGTTGTCGTACCCGCCCAGCAGGCCTCCGCGCGGGTGCACGAGCCGCGCCGCGCCGACTGCCCCTGGTGCGGCTCGGCACGGCTGCGCAACCGGCTGCGCACCGGCGACCTGCGGCGGCACCGGCCGGGCCGGTTCACCGTCGACGCCTGCCGGGACTGCGGGCACACCTTCCAGAACCCCCGCCTCACCGCAGAGGGCCTCGCCTTCCACCGGCGGGTGCTGCGCGGAGCCCCCCGGGACGCCGCCACCGACGCCGTCCTCGCGCTGCGCGACGCCCCGCGCCGCCGCCGCGCCACGGCCCGCACGATGCTGCGCTTCGGCGAACCGGAGAGCTGGCTGGACGTCGGCACCGGCCACGCCCGCTTCCCGGACACCGCGCGGGAGTTCTTCCCGTACACCGCGTTCGACGGCACCGACCTCACCCCGCGCGCCGAACGCGCCCGCGCCCTCGGCCGGATCGAGGAGGCCCACATCGGCCCGCTGACGTCCCCACGGCTGCGGGCCCGGGTGGCGGGCCGCTACGACGTGGTCAGCATGCTGTACCACCTCGAGCACACCACCGACCCGAGGGCGGAACTCCACGCCGCCCTGGACGCCCTGCGCCCCGGCGGCCATCTGCTCATCGAGACCCTGGACCCCCGCAGCGCGTTCGCCGCCCTGTTCGGCCGGTGGTGGCTCTCCTACGACCAGCCGCGCCGACTGCACCTGCTCCCGCCGCGCAACCTCCGCGCCGAACTGGAGCGGCTCGGCTGCGAGATCGTCACCACCAGGTCCGGAGCCCCGTTCGGATCCGGCTCCAGGCACCGCGCGGTGCACGTTCCGTACGACCTGGCCGGTGCCACCGCGCTGGCCCTCTCCCAGGCCCTGCCCGCCCCGGACGCCCCCTGGCGCGCCATCCCGCCGACCCCGTTCCAGCGGCACGCGCGCACCGTCCTGCTGCGCGCGGGCGCCCCGGTGGTGGCCGCCGCGGCGCTCACGGACCTCGCGCTGGCCCCGCTGCTGCGGCACACCCCGTTCGCCAACGCGTACCGGATCATCGCGAGGAAGCCGATCGGCTGA
- a CDS encoding leucyl aminopeptidase — translation MTALTLSTAATPGLKADAIVIGVAKGTASEAGGLVVAPGAEAVDKAYDGRLTGILETLGASGAEGEVTKLPAPAGFKTPLLVAVGLGTQPEKDAAPDPEALRKAAGVAARALAGSRKAAFALPLTDEADAGAVAEGVLLGAYSFDAYKNAPKNDDPKNPKDPKNKDKGGKGKKKDAKAPLAEAVLLCDKSRDKTYKAAVERAVTVSEELNRARDLINTPPNDLDPEAFAAVAQAAAKEHGIKVQVLDEKALAKDGHGGILGVGAGSASGPRLVKLSYTSAKAKKHLAFVGKGITYDSGGISLKPAGHNETMKCDMSGAAAVFAAVVAAARLGLEVNITGWLALAENMPSGSATRPGDVLRMYSGKTVEVLNTDAEGRLVLADALWAASEEKPDAIVDVATLTGAMMLALGNRTFGIMANDDAFRAAVHEAAEEVGEPAWPMPLPEHLRKGMDSATADIANMGERMGGGLVAGLFLREFVGEGITWAHLDIAGPAFNEGSPFGYTPKGGTGSAVRTLVRLAEQTAAGDLG, via the coding sequence GTGACTGCTCTCACTCTCAGCACCGCCGCGACCCCCGGTCTGAAGGCCGACGCGATCGTGATCGGTGTCGCCAAGGGCACTGCGTCCGAGGCCGGGGGCCTGGTCGTCGCACCGGGCGCTGAAGCCGTCGACAAGGCTTACGACGGCAGGCTCACCGGCATCCTGGAGACCCTCGGCGCGTCCGGCGCCGAGGGTGAGGTGACGAAGCTCCCCGCGCCGGCCGGCTTCAAGACGCCGCTCCTGGTCGCGGTGGGTCTGGGCACCCAGCCCGAGAAGGACGCCGCGCCCGACCCCGAGGCACTGCGCAAGGCGGCCGGTGTGGCCGCCCGCGCCCTCGCCGGGTCCAGGAAGGCCGCGTTCGCCCTCCCCCTGACGGACGAGGCCGACGCCGGCGCGGTCGCCGAGGGCGTCCTGCTCGGCGCCTACTCCTTCGACGCCTACAAGAACGCCCCCAAGAACGACGACCCCAAGAACCCCAAGGACCCCAAGAACAAGGACAAGGGCGGCAAGGGCAAGAAGAAGGACGCGAAGGCGCCCCTCGCCGAGGCCGTGCTGCTCTGCGACAAGTCCCGCGACAAGACGTACAAGGCGGCCGTGGAGCGTGCCGTCACGGTGTCCGAGGAGCTCAACCGGGCCCGCGACCTGATCAACACCCCTCCCAACGACCTCGACCCCGAGGCGTTCGCCGCCGTCGCCCAGGCCGCGGCCAAGGAACACGGCATCAAGGTGCAGGTGCTCGACGAGAAGGCACTGGCCAAGGACGGCCACGGCGGCATCCTCGGCGTCGGCGCCGGCTCGGCGTCGGGTCCGCGGCTGGTGAAGCTGTCGTACACCTCCGCCAAGGCGAAGAAGCACCTCGCCTTCGTCGGCAAGGGCATCACCTACGACTCGGGCGGCATCTCGCTGAAGCCGGCCGGGCACAACGAGACGATGAAGTGCGACATGAGCGGTGCCGCCGCCGTGTTCGCCGCGGTCGTCGCCGCCGCCCGCCTCGGTCTCGAGGTCAACATCACCGGCTGGCTGGCCCTGGCCGAGAACATGCCCTCCGGTTCCGCCACCCGCCCGGGTGACGTGCTGCGCATGTACAGCGGCAAGACGGTGGAGGTACTCAACACCGACGCCGAGGGCCGGCTCGTCCTCGCCGACGCGCTGTGGGCGGCCTCGGAGGAGAAGCCGGACGCGATCGTGGACGTCGCGACCCTGACCGGCGCGATGATGCTGGCGCTGGGCAACCGCACGTTCGGGATCATGGCCAACGACGACGCCTTCCGCGCGGCGGTGCACGAGGCCGCCGAGGAGGTCGGCGAGCCCGCCTGGCCGATGCCGCTGCCGGAGCACCTGCGCAAGGGCATGGACTCCGCCACGGCCGACATCGCGAACATGGGCGAGCGGATGGGCGGCGGGCTCGTCGCCGGGCTCTTCCTGCGCGAGTTCGTCGGCGAGGGCATCACCTGGGCCCACCTCGACATCGCCGGTCCGGCCTTCAACGAGGGCAGCCCCTTCGGGTACACGCCCAAGGGCGGTACGGGCTCGGCGGTACGGACGCTGGTCCGCCTCGCGGAGCAGACGGCGGCCGGCGACCTGGGCTGA